The Dehalococcoidia bacterium genome has a window encoding:
- a CDS encoding glucose-1-phosphate thymidylyltransferase, whose protein sequence is MVERCPLKGLVLSGGQGTRLRPFTYCHAKQLLPVANRPVLFYALEQMATAGIRDVGIVVGQTGDQIREAVGDGSAFGLRVTYIEQEAPLGLAHAVLTARPFLGDDPFVVFLGDNLLAESIRPHVRAFLERRPACQLLLHPVPDPRSFGVAVADGQRVLRVVEKPEEPPSNLAIVGVYMFDRGVWAALSGLRPSWRGELELTDAIQRLIEDGQRVEYRLLQSPWVDVGSLESILEANRVALQCISARNEGVVDAESMLEGPVVIEAGACVERSHLTGPLVIGAGAQVRDCRLGPFVAIGRDCRLEQVSLQDSVVMDGAVLERIAWPLEGCLIGRQAAISGPFSDGGRFSLALADHSRIRLLDGGP, encoded by the coding sequence GTGGTTGAACGCTGCCCCCTGAAGGGGCTCGTCCTCAGCGGGGGACAGGGCACACGTTTACGGCCCTTCACCTATTGTCACGCCAAGCAGCTGTTGCCGGTAGCCAACCGGCCTGTCCTCTTCTACGCCTTGGAACAGATGGCCACGGCCGGTATCCGCGACGTGGGCATTGTGGTCGGCCAGACGGGCGACCAGATCCGTGAAGCGGTGGGAGATGGCTCGGCCTTCGGCCTGCGGGTGACATATATCGAACAGGAGGCGCCCCTCGGACTCGCCCACGCGGTGCTGACGGCGCGCCCTTTCTTGGGTGACGATCCCTTCGTGGTCTTTCTGGGCGACAACCTGCTGGCGGAGAGCATCCGCCCCCACGTACGCGCCTTCCTGGAGCGGCGCCCCGCCTGCCAGCTCCTGCTGCATCCAGTGCCGGACCCCCGTTCTTTCGGGGTGGCGGTAGCGGACGGGCAGAGGGTGCTGCGGGTGGTCGAGAAGCCCGAGGAGCCTCCCTCCAACCTGGCCATCGTGGGCGTCTACATGTTCGACAGAGGCGTGTGGGCCGCTCTGTCAGGCCTCCGTCCCTCCTGGAGGGGCGAACTGGAGCTGACGGACGCCATTCAGCGGCTCATAGAGGACGGCCAGCGGGTCGAATATCGGCTGTTGCAGTCGCCATGGGTTGACGTAGGCTCGCTGGAAAGCATACTAGAAGCGAACCGTGTCGCCCTGCAGTGCATCTCCGCCCGCAACGAAGGCGTCGTGGACGCTGAGTCGATGCTGGAGGGGCCGGTGGTGATAGAGGCGGGGGCCTGTGTGGAGCGTAGCCACCTCACAGGCCCCCTGGTCATAGGGGCCGGGGCGCAGGTCCGGGACTGCAGGCTGGGGCCGTTCGTGGCCATCGGCCGCGACTGCCGCCTGGAGCAGGTCTCCTTGCAAGACAGCGTGGTGATGGACGGGGCCGTATTGGAGCGCATAGCCTGGCCCCTGGAGGGCTGCCTCATCGGCCGCCAGGCGGCCATCAGCGGCCCTTTCAGCGAT